In Prochlorococcus marinus XMU1404, the sequence GTCCAGATGGAAGATATGCCTTTTTGTATCCAACAGGATGGACTAGAGTAAAAGTCGATGGAGGTCCTGAAATTATTTATCATGATCTAATAAATAGCAATGAGACCTTAAGTTTAGTTATTTCTGATGTAAATAAAGAAGTCCAATTAGAGCAATTAGGAAGCCCGAGTGAAGTAGGTCAAACATTAATTGATAAAGTCATTGCTCCCGAAGGTTCGGGTAGAGAGGTAAAACTTATAAATACCAATAAGAGGGAGGCATCCAATCATATTTTCTATGATTTAGAGTATGAATTAAATTTAAATGAACAGGCCAGACACGAATTAGCTACCGTCGTAATTGATAGAGGAACACTTTACACTTTCGCTGTAGGAACAAATGAAGAGAGATGGAGTAAAGTTGACGGTATGTTTAGTAATGTAATTGAATCATTTAACTTTTTAATATAGTTTAGAAATTCTATACTAGATTCCTACTTGAACATTCCATAAATCAGCATATATTTTGTTCTGATCTAATAGTCTTTCATGTTTTCCGCTCTCAACTATTTTACCTTTATCAATAACAACAATATTATCCGCATTTTTTATAGTGCTTAATCTATGAGCTATTACTATAGTAGTTCTTTCTTTTGTAATCTTAGATATTGATTTTTGAATTAAAGCCTCTGTTTCATTATCAACTGAGGCTGTAGCTTCATCTAAAATTAATATTGGTGCATCCTTTAAAACAGCTCTCGCCAAGGCGATTCTTTGACGTTGTCCGCCTGAGAGCCTTTGGCCCCTTTCCCCCACTATAGTTTTATAACCATATGGTAATTGTTCAATAAATTTATGAGCTTCTGCAATCTTTGAAGCTTGGATGATATCTTTAAGACTTGGGTTGACTGAGCCATAAGCAATATTTTCTTGTACACTTCCATGAAATAAATAGGTTTCTTGACTTACTAAAGAAATACACTTTCTTAAAT encodes:
- the psbP gene encoding photosystem II reaction center PsbP, with protein sequence MKNIKFNPFKYLFLIFLCLTLSSCSGGLNAGLEAYQSPDGRYAFLYPTGWTRVKVDGGPEIIYHDLINSNETLSLVISDVNKEVQLEQLGSPSEVGQTLIDKVIAPEGSGREVKLINTNKREASNHIFYDLEYELNLNEQARHELATVVIDRGTLYTFAVGTNEERWSKVDGMFSNVIESFNFLI